The nucleotide window GCACGCGATTCGTTGCACTCATGGCTGCCAGCAGTCCGCCATGTGGATTCCCCGATCGCGCCCCTGATCGTGCGGACAGCTTCATAAACCAGCCGGTCCGGGGAATGGACAAACGCAAAAACGCGGCCTAGCTTTGCGGAATGGATTGTAAAAATACCCGGACTGAAAAACCCACCTTCCGTTCCAAGGGCTTCACATTGGTCGAGTTGCTTGTCGTGATTGCGATCATCGTGGTGCTGGCCACCGTTTCCACGGGCATTGCCGGACGAGCCATTCAGAAGGCGAAGCAAACCCAGGCGCTCTCCCAATTCCGCGATGTTTCCGTGGGAATCCAAGGTTTCATCGGGGATTACTCACGTCCTCCGCTGCCGGAGGCCGCGCGCACCGAGGGAATCGACACCGTTTATGGAGGCCCATCCTCAGAGGAGAAAACCAACTTCGTGATGGGGGCTCTGATGCCGAATGACACCACCCATTTCGTGGACATCCAGGATAAGATCAAGAGCGTGAATCCGCGCGGCGAAGTTTATGCGAATATCGCCCTCTCCCCGAAGAAGATGATGGGAATGGGTGAGGATGGCATCCTCTACGATCCCTGGGGCAAGGAGATCCTCATCGCGGTGAATGCTCCGCCCTATCAGGATGAGACCGCCACGGGTGCCGGTGGCGTCAAGGACCGCTTCCTCGATACCAGCAATCTCGCCGTGTACATTGATGCCAAGCCGCGCGACCAGGACTATGTGCTGTGGACCTACGGCAAGGATGGCAAGAAGGGCAAGCCCGCCTCCAAGCCCGATGCCATCGTCGGCCTTGCGGGTTCGGATGATGTGGTTTCGTTCCGATAAATCTTCCGGCGCTTGCCCTGCCGCCATCGGGTAGCCTAGCAAGAGCCCATGCAGAACATACGAGCCGGAGTAGCCGGTGCCGGAGCCATGGGGCGCAATCACGCCCGGGTCTATTCGCAACTGTCCGACGTCGATCTGACTGTCGTTTATGATGCGGATGCGGCCCGGGCCGAGGCGATCGCCAGTGAATTCGGCGCCACTCCGGTTTCCAGTCTGGAGGAACTCGCGGAGCGCTGCGATGTGGCCAGTGTGGCGGTGCCCACCGTGGCCCATCGTGAGGTCGGCTGCCGCTTGATGGATCTCGGAGTCCACGTGCTGATGGAAAAGCCCATCGCTCCCACGGTGGAGGATGCGCGGGTATTGGTGGAGACGTCACAGCGCACCGGCAAGGTGCTGCAGATCGGGCACATCGAGCGTTTCAACCCGGTGATGCAGGAGCTGGAAAAGAAGCTCACGCATCCGCGCTTCATCGAGGCGCACCGGCTTTCACCCTTTCCGAACCGCAGCATCGACATCGGCGTGGTGCTGGACCTGATGATCCACGATCTGGAGATCATCCTCCATCTCGTGAATTCCCCGATCGCCACCATCGACGCGGTGGGGGTTTCCGTTCTCACGCCGAACGAGGACATCGCCAACGCACGCATCCGCTTTGAAAACGGCTGCGTGGCGAATGTCACCGCCAGCCGC belongs to Luteolibacter ambystomatis and includes:
- a CDS encoding type II secretion system protein, producing MDCKNTRTEKPTFRSKGFTLVELLVVIAIIVVLATVSTGIAGRAIQKAKQTQALSQFRDVSVGIQGFIGDYSRPPLPEAARTEGIDTVYGGPSSEEKTNFVMGALMPNDTTHFVDIQDKIKSVNPRGEVYANIALSPKKMMGMGEDGILYDPWGKEILIAVNAPPYQDETATGAGGVKDRFLDTSNLAVYIDAKPRDQDYVLWTYGKDGKKGKPASKPDAIVGLAGSDDVVSFR
- a CDS encoding Gfo/Idh/MocA family protein, with product MQNIRAGVAGAGAMGRNHARVYSQLSDVDLTVVYDADAARAEAIASEFGATPVSSLEELAERCDVASVAVPTVAHREVGCRLMDLGVHVLMEKPIAPTVEDARVLVETSQRTGKVLQIGHIERFNPVMQELEKKLTHPRFIEAHRLSPFPNRSIDIGVVLDLMIHDLEIILHLVNSPIATIDAVGVSVLTPNEDIANARIRFENGCVANVTASRISPDKMRKIRVFQEDCYLSLDYQEQSGQVHWRDGMQIQRGTVEVEPGEPLKLELDAFVRSAAAGVTPKVSGQQGTAALGVALEITRIIREGFAR